A section of the Sceloporus undulatus isolate JIND9_A2432 ecotype Alabama unplaced genomic scaffold, SceUnd_v1.1 scaffold_336, whole genome shotgun sequence genome encodes:
- the LOC121917716 gene encoding calreticulin-like, with amino-acid sequence MDCGGGYVKIFPSSLDQKNMSGESFYYVMFGPDICSSDIRKVHVILSHKGKLYSNKREIRCKVDGFTHLYTLILRPNHTYEVKIDNEMVASGILEEDWDFLPPRTINDPRMKKPENWDDEAEMDDPEDTKPEDWDISEFLVDTSAERPPDWNEESQGAWQPPLLRNPLYRGEWQPRRIPNPNYRGVWPHPQIMNPEYVPDASISVYKDIGVIGLDLWQVRSGTIFDNFLITDDEEYAEEFGDETWGETKDPEQEMNRQQIEEETKRERWKEANKMLKKGKKKEKRKKKKKEKEEKVEVAPEAQKEEL; translated from the exons GCCCAGATATATGCAGCTCTGATATAAGGAAAGTCCATGTCATTTTAAGCCACAAAGGCAAGCTTTACTCCAATAAGAGAGAGATTCGCTGCAAA GTGGATGGGTTCACACACTTGTACACACTGATTCTGAGACCAAACCATACGTACGAAGTGAAGATCGATAATGAAATGGTTGCCTCGGGCATCTTGGAAGAGGACTGGGATTTTTTGCCACCCAGGACAATAAATGACCCTAGGATGAAAAAACCAGAGAACTGGGACGATGAAGCTGAGATGGACGATCCAGAAGACACAAAGCCTGAG gACTGGGACATTTCTGAATTCCTGGTGGACACAAGTGCCGAGAGGCCCCCCGACTGGAACGAGGAGAGTCAAGGCGCCTGGCAGCCCCCGCTGCTCCGGAACCCCCTCTACCGA GGGGAGTGGCAGCCCCGGAGGATCCCCAACCCCAACTACCGAGGCGTCTGGCCCCATCCTCAGATTATGAACCCAGAATACGTGCCGGATGCAAGCATTTCTGTCTACAAGGACATCGGGGTGATCGGCCTGGACCTTTGGCAG GTGAGATCTGGGACCATTTTTGACAACTTCTTGATCACGGATGATGAGGAATATGCCGAGGAGTTTGGGGATGAGACTTGGGGGGAGACGAAG GACCCCGAACAAGAGATGAATAGGCAGCAAATTGAGGAGGAGACGAAAAGAGAACGGTGGAAGGAGGCCAACAAGATgctcaaaaaggggaaaaagaaggagaagaggaagaagaagaagaaggaaaaggaagagaaagtggaagtgGCCCCGGAGGCCCAGAAAGAGGAACTCTGA